CTCCACCAACCCCACCCGCTTCCAGCACCCCGTCGCAGGCACCGATAAGAAGGAATGCGTCGAACAGGGCAAGAAGTACTTCTCCGTCGCCTCCGGCGGCGGCACCGGCCGCACGCTGCATCCGGACAACATGGCCGCCGGCCCCGCCTCCTACGGCATGACCGACACCATGGGACGTATGCATTCCGACGCGCAGTTCGCCGGTTCCTCCTCCGTTCCGGCACACGTCGAGATGATGGGCTTCCTCGGAATGGGCAACAACCCGATGGTCGGCGCCACCGTCGCCGTCGCCGTCGCGGTCCAGAACAGTCTCAAGTAAAAAAGGCGAATAATAACGCAAAACCGACCGGTCGCTTGACCGGTCGGTTTTTTGTTGCTGTTATCCGAGGTTGTCGTGTTTGTCAGTCTTTCAACTTGTAATAGAGCATACAATGGCAGTAGCCCTCGAAATCGGGGTCCTTTATCTGCGCGCGGAACTCCTCGCACATACATTTATACTCCTCTTTGCGTTCAAGGCGGCAGGGGCAGTAGCCGCCCGTACGCTCCAGGCCTTCTTTTATGACCGCGACTATCTCCTTGTCGGGATTGAGCGTTATCTTCATTCCGGCGCCTCCTTTGATTACGTTATAATTATTATAACATATTATGGCGTAGTTTGGCAAGTGTTTTTGTCCCCGCATCCTTTTTATCTGATTTATACATTGGTTGTATATTTTCCTCTTGCAAGTTTCTGACGATAGTGATATAATATCATAAATATTATGATAGAAGGCGGTATACGTATGAAGTTTTCAGAAATGCCCTATAAGCGCCCGGACATCGAGGCGGCGAAAAAGCAGATAGCCGAAATGACCGAGGCGTTCCGCTCCGCTCCCGATTTCGCGACGGCGGAAAAGCTCTTCCTCGAATACGACTCGGAGCAGAAGCATATCGCTACCGCCTCTTCGATCGCCGAGGTGCGCCACACGATAGACACACGCGACGAGTTCTACGACGCGGAGGTCAAGTTTTTCAACGCCGCATTCCCGGAGCTTCAGGAATACTCGCAGCAATGGACGCTCGCGCTGCTGCAGTCCCCTTTCCGCAAGGAGTTTGAGGAAAAGTACGGCAGCATCGTCTTCGTCAACGCCGAGATCCAGCTCAAGACCTTCTCGCCCGAGATAATCCCCGAGCTTCAGCAGGAGGGCGATCTCGTTCAGGAATACGAAAAGCTGCTCGCTTCCGCGCAGATACCCTTCAAGGGCGGAGTCTACACGATCGCGCAGCTCGGCAAATTCAAGACCGACGCCGACGACGAAACGCGCCTCGCCGCGTGGAAGGCCGAAGGCCAATGGTACAAGGACAACCAGCGGCAGCTTGACGAGCTTTACGACAAGCTCACCCACCTGCGCGACACGATGGGCAAAAAGCTGGGCTACGGCGGCTACACCGAGCTCGGCTATTACCGCATGGGCAGAAACTGCTACACGAAGGAGGATGTGGAGAAGTTCCGCGCCGCCGTCGTGAAATACCTCGTTCCCGTCGCGGACGGCATCTACCGCGAGCAGGCAAAGCGTCTGGGCAAGGAATACCCCCTGAGCTTCTCCGACGCCGCGCTGCAGTTCCGTTCCGGCAACCCCAAGCCGTTCGGCACGCCCGAACAGATACTCGAGCACGGCAGAGAATTCTATGACGAGCTTTCTCCCGAAACGAGCGAGTTCTTCCGCACCATGCTCGATAACGATCTGCTCGACGTGCTTTCCAAGGAAGGCAAGCGCGGAGGCGGCTACTGCACGACCTTCTACGATTACGAAGTACCCTTCATCTTCGCCAACTTCAACGGCACGAGCGGCGACGTCGAGACAGTTACGCACGAGGCCGGCCACGCCTTCGCGGACTGGACGAGCCGCAAGCGCGTTCCGATGGAGACGATCTGGCCTTCGATGGAGAGCTGCGAGGTGCACTCCATGTCGATGGAGTTCTTCGCGTGGCCGTGGGCGGAGGGCTTCTTCGGTGAAGAAACACGCAAGTTCTACTACTCCCACCTCGCCGGCGCGATCTGCTTCATCCCCTACGGTACGATGGTCGACCACTTCCAGCACGTCGTTTACGAGAAGCCGGATATGACTCCCGCCGAACGCCACGCGGTCTGGAAGGAGCTGCTCGGCGTCTATATGCCGTGGATGCGCCTTGACGGCGATATCCCCTTCTACTCCGAGGGCGAGGGCTGGCAGCGTCAGCACCACATCTATTCCTCTCCCTTCTATTACATCGACTACTGCCTCGCGCAGACCGTCGCCCTTGAGTTCTGGGCGATGATACAGAAGGACCTGAAGAACGCGTGGAAGCACTATATGGCTTACACCGTACAGGGCGGCAGCCGCACCTTCACCGAGCTGCTGAAGAACGCCGGCCTCGCCACCCCCTTCGACGAAAGCTGCCTGCGCGGAGTCTGCGCGGACGCCAACGCCTGGCTTGAAGATTACGACCTGACGGGGATCGAATAAGCCCCGCTGACAACTGCTATGTACGAAGAAGAAAACGAAAACACCGGCCTGTTTCCCGAACCCCCGGAGCATCCCGCAGAGCAGGCAAAAAAGAAAAAAGGCAGACGCGCTTATCTCGACGATATCCACCGCACCGCGGACGGCAAGTACGTCTACACCGGCCAGTGCTACGAATACGACGAGGAAATAAACACGCGCGGTTCCGTGCTGCTGCGGCTGTGGCTTCTTATGCTGCCCGCCCTCGCCGCATGCGTCGGCAGCGGCTTGTTCACCACGCCGTTCATGAGGGACACGTGGTACACGATAGGTCCGTTCGGCTTTGAGTTCGTCTTCGTCGGCACGGTCGTCTGGGCGGTCGGCAGGATAACCGCGAACGGAAGCATCCTGCGCGAGTACGTGCGCAAACAGACCTTCGGGGCGCTGCCCGCGAGGTGCTGGCTCGCGGTCGGATTCGCGGGCGTCGGGATCATAGGAGGCGCCGTCTTTATGCTCGTTCACGGCACCGGCGTAACGCTGCAGTCCGGAGAGGTCATCGACCAGACGTTCCGCTGTGTCGCTTATCTGTGTCTGAAGGCGGTAGTCATAGTCTGCTGCGCGTTTCTGGCGCGTTACGCGCCCGGAGTTGCATGGAAAAAGACAGCGGAAAAGGTGTAAAAACGACGTTTTTTGCAAAAAAACTAAATTTTCTCTTCCATTTTTGTTATAAATGTGTTATAATATCAAAAATATTGTGTGAGTATCGGTAGTGTACCCATCCAAAACGGCGGGAATACTGCCGGAAAAGCTCATTTGAAAGGGACGCGTCCCTTTCAATCGTCTTGCGACGCAAGACGGCGCGGGCGGATCTGCTCATCTCCAACTGTTATTTTCGGGATCGTTCCCGTAGATAAAATTATTTAGGAGGAAAAACAATGAAAAGCACAAAGAAAATCCTTGCACTGCTGCTTGCTGCGGTTATGTGCATGGGCCTGTTCGTCGGATGCGGCGAAGGCGGCAACGAAGCGAAGGACGACACTCCGCTCGTAGTCGGTTATTCTCCTTTCTCCGGCAAGTTCAGCCCGTTCTTCTCCGAGACGGCCTATGACCAGGACGTCCAGGCCATGACTCAGCTCGGCCTGCTGACTTCCGATCGTACCGGCGCCGTCATCGAGAAGGGCATCGACGGCACCACGGTCGCCTACAACGGTAAGGACTACACTTACTACGGCCCCGCGGACCTGACCATCGATCAGAAGGCCGACGGCACCGTCGACTACAACTTCAAGCTCCGCGAGGACCTCAAGTTCTCCGACGGCGAAAAGCTGACCATCGACGACGTCATCTTCACGATGTACACCTACGCCGACCCGTCCTATGACGGCTCCATCACCTTCTTCGCGCTGCCGATCAAGGGCATGGACACCTACCGCGCCGGTTGGGATACTCTCAACAACCTGATCTTCAACGCGGGCAAGGACAACACCGACTACACCCTCTGGACCGAAGCTCAGCAGACCGAGTTCTGGACCAAGTACGACGCCGCTACCCTCGCGCTGGCTCAGGAAATCGTTGACTACTGCGTAGCTAACGGTCTCAGCGAGGAAGGCGACATCAAGGGCGCCGCCGGCGCGTGGGGCTTCGAGGCCGCTGAAAACACCATCGAATCCTTCGTCGCTGCTCTGTCCGCCAAATACGGCGCTGACGTTGCCAACATGATCGGCACCGAGAACGCCGGCTCCGGCGTCGAGGATCTGTTCCCCGGCTACGACGCTTTCTCCCAGACCGCTGTCAAGACCGGTGATTCCGCCGACAGCATCGAAGGCATCAAGAAGACCGGCGACTACAGCATGACCGTTACCCTGACCGAGATCGACGCCACCGCCATTTATCAGTTCACCATGGCGATCACTCCTCTCCACTACTATGGCGACAAGGCCAAGTATGACTATGACAACAACAAGTTCGGCTTCGACAAGGGCGACCTCTCCGTTGCCAGATCGAAGATCTCCGAGCCCATGGGCGCCGGCGCCTACAAGTTCATCAAGTATGAAGACGGCGTTGTCTACTTCGAAGCCAACGAGAATTTCTATCGCGGCGTTCCGAAGACCAAGCTCATCAACTTCAAGCAGTGCCTGACCGACGACGATAAGCTCAACGGCGTCACCACCGGCACCATCGACATCACCGATCCTTCCTTCTCCACCGACACCATCACCGCCATCGAGAAGGCCAACAGCAACGGCGAGCTCTGCGGCGACAAGATCGAGACCAACACCGTTGACAACCTCGGCTACGGCTACATCGGCATGTGCGCGAAGGTCATGAACGTCGGCGGCGATCCCGCTTCCGATGCTTCCAAGAACCTCCGCAAGGCGTTCGGCACCATCTTCTCCGTCTATCGCGACGTCGCTATCGACTCCTACTACGGAGACAGAGCTTCCGTCATCAACTACCCGATCTCCAACACGTCCTGGGCTGCTCCTCAGTCCACCGACGACGGTTACAAGGTCGCGTTCTCCGTTGACAAGGACGGCAAGGACATCTACACCTCCGACATGACCGCGGAACAGAAGTACGCCGCCGCTCAGACCGCCGCCCTCGGCTTCCTCGAGGCCGCCGGCTACACCGTCGCTGACGGCAAGGTCACCGCTGCTCCGGAAGGCGCCTCCCTCGAGTACACCGCCTGGATCCCGGCTGACGGCTCGGGCGACCATCCTTCCTTCATGATCCTTAAAGAGGCTCGCGACGCGTTTGCTGCTATCGGCATCAACCTCATCATCAAGGACCTCACCAATTCCTCCGACCTCTGGACCGCTCTTGAGGCGCAGGAAGTCGCTATCTGGTGCGCCGCCTGGGGCGCCACCGTCGATCCGGATATGTATCAGATCTACTTCTCCGGCGACGAGGCGACTGGCAAGAAGGCCGGCGGTTCCAACTATATGTACGCCATCAATGATCCTCAGCTGAACAAGCTCATCCTTGACGGCAGAACCTCCACCGACCAGGCCTACAGAAAGGGCATCTACAAGTCCGCTCTCGACATCGTTATCGACTGGGCCGTTGAGATCCCCGTCTATCAGCGCCAGAACGCCATCATCTTCAGCGCTGAGCGCGTCGATCTCGACACCGTCACTCCCGACATCACCACCTTCTACGGCTGGATGAGCGAGATCGAGAACACCGTCCTGAAATAATAGGTAAGGTTTTCTCACCAAAGCACTGATGCTGCTTAATTCGCGGTATCTCGCCTGCCCCGCGGTCAAAAGACCGCGGGGCAGGCCGACTGCTTTTCGGACAGGCATTTCGCGTTCCTTGTAAAGCGGAGTTTCTGTCCGAAAAACAGTGACACGCCCCCGTTCCGTTACGTTTCGGCACGGGAGCGCGTTGCGTTATTCAAATCCCGATCGGAGGAATGATCTGTGCGAAAATTCATCATTAAGAGACTGCTGTTATCGGTGGTGATCTTATTCTTTGTCGCGCTCATTATCTACGCTCTTATGCGCTGCCTGCCGACCTCTTATATAGAGTCGATAGCAAGGCAGAAATCCATGCAGCCGGGCTCAAAGAGCTTTGACGAGTGGATGCAGCAGCTTTCCGCCACCTACGGTATGGACAAGGGCATAATCGCCGGCTTCTTCAGCTGGCTCGGTAAGGCGCTCACCGGAAACTTCGGCGACAGCTGGTATTACACCGAGCCCGTCCTGCAGGTATTCAACCGCACCGTGTGGCTCTCGTTCATTATGGGCGGCATAGCGTTTATACTCGAGATACTTATCGCGATACCTCTCGGAATAATCGCCGCTACCAAGCAGTACTCGAAGACCGACTACACAGTATCGGTAATAGCGTTGGCAGGTATTTCACTACCGACGTTCTTCTTTGCGTCCCTGTTGAAGCTGTTATTCTCCGTCAAACTCGGCTGGTTCGAGTTGTTCGGACTCGTCGGGCGCGACCATCAGCAGCTGTCGGCATTCGGGCAATTTCTGGATAAAGCGCACCACCTCGTCTTACCTATCATTACGCTCGTCGTTATCAGCATAGGCGGACTGATGCGCTATACCCGCACGAATATGCTCGAAGTCCTGAACGCAGACTATATCCGCACCGCCCGCGCTAAGGGCGTCAGCGAGCATAAGGTCATTTACAAGCACGCGTTCCGCAACACGCTGATACCGCTGGTAACGATCATCGGCGGCTCGCTGCCCGGCCTTTTCTCCGGCGCGCTGATCACCGAAACGCTTTATTCCATCCCCGGCATCGGATACACCTCCTATCACGCGATGGTAGGCGGCGATATCCCCTTCTCGATGTTCTATCTGACCTTCCTCGCGGTGCTGACCCTCGTGGGCAACCTCATCGCAGACATTCTGTACGCCGTGGTCGATCC
This sequence is a window from Clostridia bacterium. Protein-coding genes within it:
- a CDS encoding GGGtGRT protein; this translates as STNPTRFQHPVAGTDKKECVEQGKKYFSVASGGGTGRTLHPDNMAAGPASYGMTDTMGRMHSDAQFAGSSSVPAHVEMMGFLGMGNNPMVGATVAVAVAVQNSLK
- a CDS encoding ferredoxin thioredoxin reductase catalytic beta chain, with amino-acid sequence MKITLNPDKEIVAVIKEGLERTGGYCPCRLERKEEYKCMCEEFRAQIKDPDFEGYCHCMLYYKLKD
- a CDS encoding M3 family oligoendopeptidase, with the protein product MKFSEMPYKRPDIEAAKKQIAEMTEAFRSAPDFATAEKLFLEYDSEQKHIATASSIAEVRHTIDTRDEFYDAEVKFFNAAFPELQEYSQQWTLALLQSPFRKEFEEKYGSIVFVNAEIQLKTFSPEIIPELQQEGDLVQEYEKLLASAQIPFKGGVYTIAQLGKFKTDADDETRLAAWKAEGQWYKDNQRQLDELYDKLTHLRDTMGKKLGYGGYTELGYYRMGRNCYTKEDVEKFRAAVVKYLVPVADGIYREQAKRLGKEYPLSFSDAALQFRSGNPKPFGTPEQILEHGREFYDELSPETSEFFRTMLDNDLLDVLSKEGKRGGGYCTTFYDYEVPFIFANFNGTSGDVETVTHEAGHAFADWTSRKRVPMETIWPSMESCEVHSMSMEFFAWPWAEGFFGEETRKFYYSHLAGAICFIPYGTMVDHFQHVVYEKPDMTPAERHAVWKELLGVYMPWMRLDGDIPFYSEGEGWQRQHHIYSSPFYYIDYCLAQTVALEFWAMIQKDLKNAWKHYMAYTVQGGSRTFTELLKNAGLATPFDESCLRGVCADANAWLEDYDLTGIE
- a CDS encoding ABC transporter substrate-binding protein, encoding MKSTKKILALLLAAVMCMGLFVGCGEGGNEAKDDTPLVVGYSPFSGKFSPFFSETAYDQDVQAMTQLGLLTSDRTGAVIEKGIDGTTVAYNGKDYTYYGPADLTIDQKADGTVDYNFKLREDLKFSDGEKLTIDDVIFTMYTYADPSYDGSITFFALPIKGMDTYRAGWDTLNNLIFNAGKDNTDYTLWTEAQQTEFWTKYDAATLALAQEIVDYCVANGLSEEGDIKGAAGAWGFEAAENTIESFVAALSAKYGADVANMIGTENAGSGVEDLFPGYDAFSQTAVKTGDSADSIEGIKKTGDYSMTVTLTEIDATAIYQFTMAITPLHYYGDKAKYDYDNNKFGFDKGDLSVARSKISEPMGAGAYKFIKYEDGVVYFEANENFYRGVPKTKLINFKQCLTDDDKLNGVTTGTIDITDPSFSTDTITAIEKANSNGELCGDKIETNTVDNLGYGYIGMCAKVMNVGGDPASDASKNLRKAFGTIFSVYRDVAIDSYYGDRASVINYPISNTSWAAPQSTDDGYKVAFSVDKDGKDIYTSDMTAEQKYAAAQTAALGFLEAAGYTVADGKVTAAPEGASLEYTAWIPADGSGDHPSFMILKEARDAFAAIGINLIIKDLTNSSDLWTALEAQEVAIWCAAWGATVDPDMYQIYFSGDEATGKKAGGSNYMYAINDPQLNKLILDGRTSTDQAYRKGIYKSALDIVIDWAVEIPVYQRQNAIIFSAERVDLDTVTPDITTFYGWMSEIENTVLK
- a CDS encoding ABC transporter permease — translated: MRKFIIKRLLLSVVILFFVALIIYALMRCLPTSYIESIARQKSMQPGSKSFDEWMQQLSATYGMDKGIIAGFFSWLGKALTGNFGDSWYYTEPVLQVFNRTVWLSFIMGGIAFILEILIAIPLGIIAATKQYSKTDYTVSVIALAGISLPTFFFASLLKLLFSVKLGWFELFGLVGRDHQQLSAFGQFLDKAHHLVLPIITLVVISIGGLMRYTRTNMLEVLNADYIRTARAKGVSEHKVIYKHAFRNTLIPLVTIIGGSLPGLFSGALITETLYSIPGIGYTSYHAMVGGDIPFSMFYLTFLAVLTLVGNLIADILYAVVDPRVRIS